The genomic DNA ATGGTTAAGCCTGTCTTCAGTGACAATACCCTTAATAGTTCCACTATATCTATACCTTTAAGGTCTAAGGATATCTTACCATCGGTATCGCTGACCTTTGGCTGGGACTGGGTCTGTATTTGAGAGGGGTCCTGCTCCTGCCCTTCTTGCGTATACACGGTATATACAGGATAAAATATGATAGATCCGGTTAAAACGATCAGAAATAGCATCACCGGAAAATATTTATTCATCATACACCTAAAAGTTTCTTTCTTATAAGATTTAACGGATACCCTTCCTGCGAAAGGCGCGTTATCTCTTCGAGCCGGCGCTTCACTTCACCCTCATCATATATTCGCTGATTTCCATTCTTGCCCAAAAGCGGTAATAGTCCTATGGTGGTATAGTAATTCAGGGTAGGGTATCTTATGTTGAACTTTTTGACGATATCTTGCGCGGAGATCTTCTTCATATGTATATATAACGGCCTATAAGCTACGTATTAATGTAGTTTCAGTAACTACTGCAACTGTTAAATATGTTAAAAGTATAGCATAATATTGCGCTTTAAGCAAATCTTTCTGTCTACCCTATAGGCGGACTTCGGCAGCCGCGCCCTCACCCTT from Candidatus Omnitrophota bacterium includes the following:
- a CDS encoding MerR family transcriptional regulator; its protein translation is MKKISAQDIVKKFNIRYPTLNYYTTIGLLPLLGKNGNQRIYDEGEVKRRLEEITRLSQEGYPLNLIRKKLLGV